The proteins below are encoded in one region of Micromonospora yangpuensis:
- a CDS encoding DivIVA domain-containing protein, which translates to MRNLFRRTVGSGRHAIARIRESHRRFEGEPSRGTAYRSVVAGPLRPWQVRERLFTARGRYGVDAAEVRAFLDRVADDLAGLYAEVAVTHAEADRIRDALRQWQTEMARDLAGVR; encoded by the coding sequence ATGCGAAATCTCTTTCGCCGCACAGTTGGCAGCGGTCGACATGCAATTGCGCGTATTCGGGAATCCCATCGGAGATTCGAGGGTGAGCCGTCGCGGGGGACGGCGTACCGGAGTGTGGTTGCCGGGCCGTTGCGGCCCTGGCAGGTCCGCGAGCGGTTGTTCACCGCGCGAGGTAGGTACGGGGTTGACGCCGCCGAGGTGCGGGCCTTCCTCGACCGGGTCGCCGACGATTTGGCCGGTCTCTACGCCGAGGTAGCCGTCACTCACGCCGAGGCCGACCGGATTCGTGACGCTCTGCGTCAATGGCAGACCGAGATGGCCCGCGACCTGGCGGGCGTCCGGTGA
- a CDS encoding NUDIX hydrolase, with amino-acid sequence MWDGEAGDAEPWSIFGERSIYDSEWVRLGLVEVQPPGMERFGHHVVRLGHVAVIAMVDEQERVLMLRRYRFIPGRSAWELPGGMVELGEEPADAACREAEEETGWRPRVVQRVVTFQPMIGMVDSPHDVFVGWGAVKVGTPTDPEEAGPVEWIPVNELPGLLARGELAGAGTLVAVLHVMAGLSRRPSSS; translated from the coding sequence GTGTGGGACGGGGAGGCGGGCGATGCTGAGCCGTGGTCGATCTTTGGTGAGCGGTCGATCTACGACAGCGAATGGGTCCGGCTCGGACTCGTTGAGGTTCAGCCGCCTGGGATGGAACGGTTCGGGCACCATGTCGTGCGGCTCGGTCATGTGGCGGTCATCGCCATGGTCGATGAGCAGGAGCGGGTGCTCATGTTGCGGCGCTACCGCTTCATCCCTGGGCGGTCGGCGTGGGAGCTGCCGGGCGGCATGGTCGAGCTCGGCGAAGAACCAGCCGATGCGGCATGCCGCGAGGCCGAGGAGGAGACGGGCTGGCGGCCCCGGGTGGTGCAACGCGTGGTCACCTTCCAACCCATGATCGGCATGGTCGACTCACCGCACGATGTCTTCGTCGGCTGGGGCGCGGTGAAGGTAGGCACACCTACCGATCCGGAGGAGGCGGGCCCCGTCGAGTGGATCCCCGTCAACGAGTTGCCGGGTCTCCTGGCGCGCGGGGAGTTGGCGGGGGCCGGCACGCTGGTCGCGGTGCTTCATGTCATGGCCGGGTTGTCGCGGCGGCCATCGTCTTCCTGA
- a CDS encoding XRE family transcriptional regulator gives MHEIQQFARRRSLSVASMASLRVYVSEWENERRKISADYAAILRNLVGLTDDELFRADEAADPPDDGYARLIQQLDASSAVGRSMVEALTGQTELLRTLDRQCGAARLVDQMHSHLGKLQECLSFTVLPESRRPLARALAEAASLAAWQALDVGAADRAWRHYELAKSAAREAEDSLYLAHAMGEQAYVLADAGRPELGARLATEAQRRVADTAPPRLAAWLAAAEAELWALSGRSDECRRSLDRADKKLSLTTGVRDPELPGIFLDETHLARWRGHSLALLGDQRAVKELSTALMSMDRTFVRAAAGLRCDLAQAHLTWGEPDAAQEHLREARSLTNLTGSVRYRQRVERIRKTMAAATTRP, from the coding sequence GTGCACGAGATCCAGCAGTTTGCTCGCCGAAGGTCGCTAAGCGTCGCCTCGATGGCGAGCCTTCGGGTCTACGTGTCCGAGTGGGAGAACGAGCGGCGGAAGATCTCCGCCGACTACGCCGCCATCCTCCGAAATCTGGTGGGCCTCACCGACGACGAGCTTTTCCGAGCAGACGAGGCAGCCGACCCGCCAGACGACGGCTACGCGAGACTGATCCAGCAACTCGATGCCTCATCTGCTGTCGGTCGCTCGATGGTCGAGGCCCTGACCGGCCAGACCGAACTCCTGCGCACCCTGGACCGCCAGTGCGGCGCGGCACGCCTGGTCGACCAGATGCACAGTCATCTGGGCAAACTTCAAGAATGCCTCTCCTTCACCGTGTTGCCTGAGTCAAGGCGTCCGCTTGCTCGCGCCCTCGCCGAGGCTGCCTCCCTCGCCGCCTGGCAGGCCCTCGATGTCGGCGCGGCCGACCGGGCCTGGCGACACTACGAACTGGCGAAAAGCGCAGCCAGGGAGGCAGAAGACTCGCTCTACCTCGCTCACGCCATGGGCGAGCAGGCCTACGTCCTGGCCGACGCCGGCCGACCAGAACTCGGTGCCCGTCTCGCCACAGAAGCACAACGACGCGTGGCTGACACCGCACCGCCCCGGCTGGCCGCCTGGCTCGCCGCTGCCGAGGCCGAACTGTGGGCGCTCAGCGGCCGATCGGACGAATGCCGCCGCTCACTGGACCGAGCCGACAAGAAGCTGTCGCTGACAACTGGCGTACGCGATCCGGAGCTGCCAGGAATCTTCCTGGACGAAACCCACCTCGCCCGCTGGCGAGGCCACTCCCTGGCACTGCTGGGCGACCAACGAGCCGTGAAGGAACTGTCCACGGCGCTGATGTCCATGGACCGGACATTCGTCAGAGCTGCCGCCGGCCTCCGATGCGACCTCGCCCAAGCACATCTCACCTGGGGCGAGCCGGACGCCGCTCAGGAACACCTGAGAGAAGCACGCTCGCTGACGAACCTGACCGGCTCGGTACGCTATCGCCAACGCGTCGAACGGATCAGGAAGACGATGGCCGCCGCGACAACCCGGCCATGA